In Phocoena phocoena chromosome 3, mPhoPho1.1, whole genome shotgun sequence, the DNA window GTGGCGGCCGAGGTCAGGGCTGCCTGGTGGGTAGTTGAGGGGCAGGTGGATGCGGGGGCTGTCCCCAGGGGCATCGCTCATCAGGTTGAACTTGAGGGATTTCTGCAGCCCGGCCTCATCCTCGTCCTCCACCGGCTTCACGGGCTTGGGAGATTTGCTCTTCTTGcccttgcttttgtttcccttggaaACTTTGCTGCTGGGCTTGGGGGCATACAGGTCCTTGGTCTCCTTCTTGCCAGCCTGGTAGCCACTCTTGGCCTCCCGTTGCCGGCAGTAGCGCACGAGCACGGCCAGGGCGATGAGCAAGGCCACGGCCACGACACCCGCCACCACGCCAAACAGGATGTTGCTGCGCTGCTTGGAGCGCTCGTATTCCGGATCCCCAGCAATGTCGATGTCCAGCGGCGTGTCCAGGCTGTGGCCCAGCAGGGTCTCCAGCAGGGTGCGGTTGGCCAGGGTGTCATTGACATACAAGTGGACCAAGGCTGTGCCATAGCGAGGGGGCTTGCCGCGGTCAGTGACCTTCACCACTAAGCGGTGCAGCCCATGGTGGCGCCGCTCAATCTCCTTTTCCAGGGTGATGGCACCGGAATGTGACCCAATCTGGAAGAGTCCGTAAGGGTTGCCACCGGCGATGCTATAGGTCAGCTCAGCGTTGACACCAGAGTCAATGTCCTCAGCTGTCACCTGGCTGACCGTCTCACCCAGACGGGTCTGGGGGGTCAGCAGCCGGTGGGAGGTGTTGGAAGGGGCGGTGATAAAGGGTGCATTGTCATTCTCATCCAGCACGTTGATGGTGACGCCAACGTAAGCCGAGCGAGGTGGGACGCCGCCGTCCACCGCCTTCAGCTGGAAGGTATAGGTGCTTTGCTGCTCCCGATCGAAGCTCAGGCTGGAGAGGATGGTGCCCGTGCCGTTCTGGATAACAAAATCACCATTGTCCTGCTCCACCGTGAGCCGCACCCGGGCGTTCTCCCCCTTGTCCCCATCAATGACCGTCACCATGCCCACTGGACTCAGCGCCGGCATGTTCTCCATCACTGAGAAGTTGTAGCCACTCAGCATAAACTTGGGGTCATTGTCATTGCAGTCCAGCACGTTGACGAGGACGGTGGCTGTGCCTTGGAGGCTGGGGCTGCCCCGGTCGGCTGCCACCACCTTCAACTCGTAGCTTTCCCTCTGTTCCCTATCAAGGGATGTCTTCACCCGGATCTCTCCAGTCTCAGGTGAGATGGTGAAGAGGCCCTTGGCAGCCGGCTCAGGCTCCAGAGAGTAAACCAGCTCAGCATTGGAGCCCGAGTCGGCATCACTGGCAGTGACCTCAGCGACCACTTCACCTGGCTTGTTGTTTTCTGGGAAGGCGACCTCAGTGACACTCTGGGTGAAGACAGGTGCATTGTCATTGACATCCACCACCTGCACCTTGAGGGAGTTGGTGCTCGAGAGAGGGGGGTTGCCAGAGTCCACGGCCACAATCTCAATGGTGTAGTCTTTGACCTTCTCATAGTCGAGCGGGGTGGTGGTCTGCAGGAAGTACTTCTTCTTGCTGTCACTTCCCGTCTCACTGGCCTGGCGGAGCTGGAAGGGCACGTCACCTGCCACCACACAGGTGACAGCTGCGTTTTCTCCCTCATCTCGGTCAGATACCTGCACCAGGGCCACAGCTGTCTCTTCTGC includes these proteins:
- the PCDH1 gene encoding protocadherin-1 isoform X2, producing MGSLRRSPGPGGQRLLPPALLLALLLLLAPSPGHATRVVYKVPEEQPPNTLIGSLAADYGFPDVGHLYKLEVGAPYLRVDGKTGDIFTTETSIDREGLRECQNQLPGEPCILEFEVSITDLVQNGSPRLLEGQIEVQDINDNTPNFASPVITLPIPENTNNGSLFSIPVASDRDAGPNGVASYELQVAEDQDGKQPQLIVMGNLDRERLDSYDLTIKVQDGGNPPRASSALLRVTVLDTNDNAPKFERPSYEAELSENSPIGHSVIQVKANDSDQGANAEIDYTFHQVPEVVRRLLRLDRNTGLITVQGPVDREDLSTLRFSVLAKDRGTNPKSARAQVVVTVKDVNDNAPTIEIRGIGLVTHQDGMANISEDVAEETAVALVQVSDRDEGENAAVTCVVAGDVPFQLRQASETGSDSKKKYFLQTTTPLDYEKVKDYTIEIVAVDSGNPPLSSTNSLKVQVVDVNDNAPVFTQSVTEVAFPENNKPGEVVAEVTASDADSGSNAELVYSLEPEPAAKGLFTISPETGEIRVKTSLDREQRESYELKVVAADRGSPSLQGTATVLVNVLDCNDNDPKFMLSGYNFSVMENMPALSPVGMVTVIDGDKGENARVRLTVEQDNGDFVIQNGTGTILSSLSFDREQQSTYTFQLKAVDGGVPPRSAYVGVTINVLDENDNAPFITAPSNTSHRLLTPQTRLGETVSQVTAEDIDSGVNAELTYSIAGGNPYGLFQIGSHSGAITLEKEIERRHHGLHRLVVKVTDRGKPPRYGTALVHLYVNDTLANRTLLETLLGHSLDTPLDIDIAGDPEYERSKQRSNILFGVVAGVVAVALLIALAVLVRYCRQREAKSGYQAGKKETKDLYAPKPSSKVSKGNKSKGKKSKSPKPVKPVEDEDEAGLQKSLKFNLMSDAPGDSPRIHLPLNYPPGSPDLGRHYRSNSPLPSIQLQPQSPSASKKHQVVQDLPPANTFVGTGDTTSTGSEQYSDYSYRTNPPKYPSKQVGQPLQLSIPRPPPHPYHGAIWTEVWE